A stretch of Sphingorhabdus sp. YGSMI21 DNA encodes these proteins:
- a CDS encoding histidine kinase gives MRKFELGNHKPSVGHQVAILSILGFWFFYMIVLTLRASIGDWPAQGEMVMRRTVVTIFGIGTTYLLYLFLRQFEDRALSTRIITAFAAAIPCAIIIASFNHYVFNVYYPENLWDEAHVEEMRKYMSQENLAFKAIFEDATSRFFFIVSWTSLYLTLSYAGRVRQVERKAARFAQAAQDAELRSLRYQVNPHFLFNTLNSLSTLVMRSQPEEAEEMILNLSKFYRTSLSGDPLEDVPLSEEVHLQNLYLDIEAVRFPERLRTKVNIPDDLLGVLVPGLILQPLVENAIKHSVAHSKRPVTISISARSDGDNLILTVADDGDPRPVDLQDSDASSGIGLANVRDRLETRFGRQAGLQTVRPAEGGYIAQLTLPLMLDNP, from the coding sequence ATGAGAAAATTTGAACTGGGAAACCACAAGCCGTCGGTCGGACATCAGGTCGCCATCCTGTCGATCCTCGGATTCTGGTTTTTCTACATGATCGTCCTGACATTGCGGGCATCGATCGGCGACTGGCCGGCGCAGGGCGAAATGGTCATGCGCCGGACCGTGGTGACGATTTTCGGTATCGGCACCACCTATCTGCTCTATCTGTTTCTCCGGCAGTTCGAGGACCGGGCGCTCTCGACGCGGATCATCACCGCCTTTGCCGCCGCGATCCCCTGCGCCATCATCATCGCCTCGTTCAACCATTATGTCTTCAACGTCTATTATCCCGAAAATCTGTGGGACGAAGCGCATGTCGAGGAAATGCGCAAATATATGTCGCAGGAAAATCTGGCGTTCAAGGCGATCTTCGAAGACGCCACGTCGCGCTTTTTCTTCATCGTCAGCTGGACCTCCCTCTATCTGACCCTGAGCTATGCCGGCAGGGTCCGGCAGGTCGAGCGCAAGGCCGCCCGCTTCGCCCAGGCGGCGCAGGATGCCGAATTGCGGTCGCTGCGCTATCAGGTCAATCCGCATTTCCTGTTCAACACGCTCAACAGCCTGAGCACCCTGGTGATGCGCAGCCAGCCGGAAGAAGCCGAGGAGATGATCCTCAACCTGTCGAAATTTTACCGCACCAGCCTGTCGGGCGATCCGCTGGAAGACGTGCCGCTGTCGGAAGAGGTGCATCTGCAAAATCTCTATCTCGATATCGAGGCGGTGCGCTTCCCCGAACGGCTGCGGACCAAGGTGAATATTCCCGACGACCTGCTGGGCGTTCTGGTTCCGGGCCTGATCCTGCAGCCGCTGGTCGAGAATGCGATCAAGCATAGTGTTGCCCACAGCAAGCGTCCGGTGACCATTTCGATCAGCGCGCGGTCCGATGGCGACAATCTGATCCTCACGGTGGCCGATGACGGCGATCCGCGACCGGTCGATCTGCAGGATAGCGACGCAAGCAGCGGCATCGGTCTGGCCAATGTCCGCGACCGGCTGGAAACGCGCTTTGGCCGGCAGGCCGGTCTGCAGACTGTACGTCCGGCAGAAGGCGGCTATATTGCGCAGCTGACCCTCCCGTTGATGCTGGACAACCCATGA
- a CDS encoding metal-dependent hydrolase gives MNMPGIDHIEPEPIDTPTPAGHEITPRDRRFGREEGYDPAKYWQNGDPVATAFYNCLSLTFPRGEAFFIESVKEFRDHTPPQLQKEIRAFVQQEVIHSREHLALNRRVEENGYDTSRIEQRITESLAMTKGRPKITNLAATMILEHFTAITAQQFLANPRHWKDSDEETADLWRWHALEEIEHKGVAYDTWLYATRNWSRWQRWKVKALMMLVITRNFWGNRWNDTLDLLAQDGITGWRVKLRLLKFLLVEPGIARAIIIPWIKFFLPGFHPWNEDDRHLIQRAESDYDAAINGRPAAA, from the coding sequence ATGAATATGCCTGGCATTGACCATATCGAACCGGAACCAATCGACACGCCGACGCCGGCGGGTCATGAAATCACGCCCCGCGACCGCAGGTTCGGTCGGGAGGAGGGCTATGATCCTGCAAAATACTGGCAAAATGGCGATCCGGTGGCGACGGCCTTCTACAATTGCCTGTCGCTCACCTTTCCCCGCGGCGAGGCTTTTTTCATCGAAAGCGTGAAGGAATTCCGCGATCATACGCCGCCGCAACTGCAGAAGGAAATCCGCGCCTTCGTCCAGCAGGAAGTGATCCACAGTCGCGAACATCTGGCGCTCAACCGCCGGGTCGAGGAAAATGGCTATGACACCAGCCGGATCGAACAGCGTATCACCGAATCGCTGGCCATGACCAAGGGCCGCCCGAAAATCACCAATCTGGCGGCAACGATGATTCTCGAACATTTTACCGCGATCACGGCCCAGCAATTTCTCGCCAATCCCCGCCACTGGAAGGATTCGGACGAGGAAACTGCCGACCTGTGGCGCTGGCACGCGCTCGAAGAGATAGAGCATAAGGGCGTTGCCTATGACACCTGGCTCTACGCGACCCGGAACTGGAGCCGCTGGCAACGCTGGAAGGTGAAGGCACTGATGATGCTGGTGATCACCCGAAATTTCTGGGGCAACCGCTGGAACGATACGCTCGATCTGCTGGCGCAGGATGGCATTACCGGATGGCGGGTAAAACTCAGACTGCTAAAATTCCTGCTGGTCGAGCCGGGCATTGCGCGGGCGATCATCATTCCGTGGATCAAATTTTTCCTGCCCGGATTCCATCCGTGGAACGAGGATGACCGACACCTGATACAGCGCGCGGAAAGCGACTATGACGCGGCGATAAACGGGCGGCCGGCTGCCGCATAA
- a CDS encoding vanadium-dependent haloperoxidase: protein MTFSRRQFMASAAIAGAAGLTGCTGRFGSATSYLTPVLRPQNHNIVTHWCDIMLQQIRDQRVPPPRAAYNMAMPTVAGFLAANSILQAYEDPFGTGGGPRGADPAMAYGVAFATAASEVFQQPFVGERMTFARSIPDGEAKSLGAAWGRQVGLDIVKMRTRDGSQPSKVNYYLGRYKRRHDALQWTPTGPLYSAKPGPAFDSFSRPLYPGHGQIRPWTMGRVENFRTIGFHDPASPEFADEYAQVRSLGRADSRERTADQTEIAMFWEDGPWGITPPGHYMLIGIQVLQDRNLSFIEWARAMALIGMTQCDASIQAWDTKYRHDVIRPETAIRHRAPKFGNRDPRVEREQQWRSYIPTPEFPSYTSGHSTFGAAGATMIGHILGTDRVRFSHQSPDQVLWPQLRDITRHWTSLSQAADENGLSRIYGGVHWMSDHMVGMDAGKAIANHAHAHYFRRRV from the coding sequence ATGACATTTTCCAGACGCCAGTTCATGGCGAGTGCTGCCATCGCCGGTGCCGCCGGGCTGACAGGATGCACAGGCCGCTTCGGTTCGGCGACGTCCTATCTCACGCCGGTGCTGCGACCGCAAAACCATAATATCGTTACGCACTGGTGCGACATCATGCTGCAGCAGATCCGCGACCAGCGGGTGCCGCCGCCGCGCGCGGCCTATAATATGGCGATGCCGACAGTGGCCGGCTTTCTGGCCGCGAACAGCATATTGCAGGCTTATGAGGATCCGTTCGGAACGGGCGGAGGGCCGCGCGGGGCCGATCCGGCCATGGCTTATGGCGTGGCTTTTGCCACCGCCGCCTCGGAAGTGTTCCAGCAGCCTTTCGTCGGCGAACGCATGACCTTTGCCCGGTCGATTCCCGACGGCGAGGCCAAGTCGCTCGGCGCCGCATGGGGCCGGCAGGTCGGACTGGACATCGTCAAGATGCGTACCCGCGACGGATCGCAGCCGAGCAAGGTCAATTATTATCTGGGCCGCTACAAGCGACGCCATGACGCGCTGCAATGGACGCCGACCGGTCCGCTGTACAGCGCCAAGCCAGGCCCCGCCTTCGACAGCTTCTCGCGGCCGCTCTATCCCGGTCACGGGCAGATCAGGCCATGGACGATGGGTCGGGTAGAGAATTTCCGCACCATCGGCTTTCACGATCCGGCCAGCCCGGAATTTGCCGACGAATATGCCCAGGTCCGGTCGCTGGGCCGCGCCGACAGCCGCGAGCGCACCGCCGACCAGACCGAGATCGCGATGTTCTGGGAAGACGGGCCCTGGGGAATTACCCCGCCGGGCCATTATATGCTGATCGGGATCCAGGTGCTGCAGGACCGCAATCTGTCCTTCATCGAATGGGCGCGGGCGATGGCGCTGATCGGCATGACCCAGTGCGACGCCTCGATCCAGGCCTGGGATACCAAATATCGTCATGACGTCATCCGGCCGGAAACCGCGATCCGGCACCGCGCGCCGAAATTCGGCAACCGCGATCCGCGGGTCGAGCGCGAGCAACAGTGGCGCAGCTACATTCCGACGCCGGAATTCCCGTCCTATACGTCCGGCCATTCGACCTTCGGCGCGGCGGGCGCGACGATGATCGGCCATATATTGGGCACCGATCGGGTGCGTTTCTCGCACCAGTCGCCCGACCAGGTGCTGTGGCCGCAATTGCGCGATATCACCCGGCACTGGACCAGCCTGAGCCAGGCGGCCGACGAAAATGGTCTGAGCCGTATCTATGGCGGGGTCCACTGGATGAGTGACCATATGGTCGGGATGGATGCCGGCAAGGCGATCGCCAACCATGCCCATGCCCATTATTTCCGGCGGAGGGTCTGA
- a CDS encoding LytTR family DNA-binding domain-containing protein yields the protein MTEETETRPLSTLIVDDEPLAIERLQLLCARQPHINLVGTASDGEAALRLTEQLKPDLLLLDIAMPGKDGLDVARALSGKPDAPAIIFVTAFDRFAVEAFDVAAIDYVLKPVENARLTLAISRVRERTAEPRSDGADDSPWAEEFWVPYKSELRRIVASEIDRVEAERDYMRLHVGSVSYLLHQTITGLEERLNPEEFIRLHRSHLVRRDWIAGLRHDGGGVWMACLKCGTEIRIGRTHLAEAKKLAGK from the coding sequence ATGACCGAAGAAACCGAAACCAGACCGCTATCCACGCTGATCGTCGACGATGAACCGCTGGCGATCGAACGGCTGCAACTGCTCTGTGCGCGGCAGCCGCATATCAACCTGGTCGGCACGGCCAGCGATGGCGAAGCGGCGCTGCGCCTTACCGAACAGCTGAAGCCCGATCTGCTGCTGCTCGATATCGCGATGCCGGGCAAGGACGGGCTCGACGTGGCGCGGGCCCTGTCCGGCAAACCCGATGCGCCGGCGATCATCTTTGTCACCGCCTTTGACCGTTTTGCGGTCGAGGCCTTTGACGTGGCGGCGATTGATTATGTGCTGAAACCGGTCGAGAATGCGCGGCTGACGCTGGCGATTTCCCGGGTTCGCGAACGCACGGCGGAACCGCGCAGCGACGGAGCGGACGATTCGCCCTGGGCCGAGGAATTCTGGGTCCCCTATAAATCGGAATTGCGGCGCATTGTCGCTTCCGAAATCGACCGGGTCGAGGCCGAACGCGATTATATGCGCCTGCATGTCGGTAGCGTGAGCTATCTGCTGCACCAGACCATCACCGGCCTGGAAGAGCGACTGAACCCCGAGGAATTCATCCGTCTGCACCGCTCGCATCTGGTCCGGCGCGACTGGATTGCCGGCCTGCGCCATGACGGCGGCGGCGTGTGGATGGCCTGCCTCAAATGCGGCACCGAGATCCGCATCGGCCGGACCCATCTGGCGGAAGCCAAAAAACTGGCCGGCAAATAG
- a CDS encoding TetR family transcriptional regulator — protein MSIAKRRLSPEESRSMALGAARDLLIETGPQSVTLKAVASRIGRTHANLLHHFGSASGLQKALAAYLSDEVCGMIAQAILKSRTGEGTVRDIVDLTFDAFDKQGGAALWSWMMLTGNEDALDPIVDAIHVLVDDIGDDGHDDREKHDDTLALVLMALGDALIGERLAGSLGLPRDSARDMAERQLEDALERWKCEHEA, from the coding sequence ATGTCAATAGCAAAGAGACGTCTCTCTCCGGAAGAAAGCCGCAGCATGGCGCTTGGTGCTGCCCGCGACCTGCTGATCGAAACGGGACCGCAATCGGTGACGCTGAAGGCTGTCGCCAGCCGAATCGGGCGCACCCACGCCAATCTGCTCCACCATTTCGGGTCCGCCTCGGGCCTGCAGAAAGCGCTGGCCGCTTATCTGTCCGATGAAGTCTGTGGCATGATCGCGCAGGCGATCCTCAAATCGCGCACCGGCGAAGGCACCGTGCGCGACATTGTCGACCTGACGTTCGATGCTTTTGACAAGCAGGGCGGAGCGGCGCTCTGGTCGTGGATGATGCTGACCGGCAACGAGGACGCGCTCGACCCGATTGTCGATGCCATTCATGTTCTGGTCGACGACATTGGCGACGACGGCCATGATGATCGCGAAAAGCATGATGACACGCTGGCGCTGGTGCTGATGGCGCTGGGCGATGCGCTGATCGGTGAACGGCTGGCCGGGTCACTTGGCCTGCCGCGGGATTCCGCGCGCGATATGGCCGAACGGCAGCTGGAAGATGCTCTGGAGCGCTGGAAATGCGAGCATGAAGCCTAG
- a CDS encoding TonB-dependent receptor, translated as MISSYRRFLLLCSLPVFSLPMPLAAQEAGPVETGPDHEHAEEENDYIIVQGTRLNRRVQDEPIRVEVIAGEEIEEKAIMRPGNIAMLVNETGGVRVQVTSPALGAANIRIQGLEGRYTQLLADNLPLYGGQAASLGLLQIPPTDLGQVEVIKGAASALYGASALGGVINLVSKRPGDEFEADILANATTRNGQDLTAYVAGPISANAGLSLTAGAHRQSGQDIDGDGWYDMAGYDRFTARPRFQWDGDDGSSLYVTLGAMTEDRVGGTLPGSTVPDGTTFVQAQDTERYDAGLVAEKPIGDRVSLHLRASAMRQDHLHRFGAVVEDDRHSNAFVEASVAGTSGSTSWVGGLAYQADSFRSDSFPAFDYSYKVPAIFAQLEQEATHDLTLAASARVDFHDEFGTRFSPRLSALYRPGDWTVRGSVGGGFFAPTPFVDAIEAAGLSRLEPLGDLEAESARTASLDMGYADGPWEANLTLFGANIKNSTRLEDIAADRVRLVNASGTTRIRGSELLLRYKQNGFTVTGSYVFVDATEPNPAGTGRQRVPLTPRHTGGLVGMWEEHGKGRIGVELYYTGRQELEDNPFRTRSRPYVHLGLLGEIVLGKISLFANAENLLDVRQSRYDPLVLPQRAASGQWTVDAWAPLEGFILNGGIRLRFGGH; from the coding sequence GTGATTTCCAGCTACCGGCGTTTTCTGCTGCTTTGCTCCTTGCCTGTTTTCAGCCTCCCGATGCCACTCGCTGCGCAGGAGGCCGGTCCGGTCGAGACAGGCCCGGACCACGAACATGCAGAAGAGGAAAATGACTATATCATTGTCCAGGGCACCAGGCTCAACCGCCGGGTCCAGGATGAACCGATTCGCGTCGAGGTCATTGCCGGCGAAGAGATCGAGGAAAAGGCGATCATGCGGCCCGGAAATATTGCCATGCTGGTCAACGAGACGGGCGGCGTGCGGGTGCAGGTCACATCCCCCGCGCTGGGCGCTGCCAATATCCGTATTCAGGGGCTGGAGGGACGCTATACGCAATTGCTGGCCGACAATCTGCCGCTCTATGGCGGTCAGGCGGCTTCTCTGGGGCTGCTGCAGATTCCGCCGACCGATCTCGGGCAAGTGGAGGTGATCAAGGGCGCGGCATCGGCGCTCTATGGGGCATCGGCGCTGGGCGGGGTTATCAATCTCGTCTCGAAGCGGCCGGGGGATGAATTCGAAGCCGACATTCTCGCCAATGCCACCACCCGCAACGGGCAGGACCTGACCGCTTATGTCGCCGGGCCGATCAGCGCCAACGCCGGCCTTTCCCTGACCGCCGGGGCGCACCGGCAAAGCGGTCAGGATATTGATGGCGATGGCTGGTATGACATGGCCGGCTACGACCGTTTCACGGCCCGCCCGCGCTTCCAGTGGGATGGTGACGACGGCTCGTCCCTCTATGTCACGCTCGGCGCGATGACCGAGGACCGGGTGGGCGGCACTCTGCCCGGAAGCACGGTTCCCGACGGCACGACCTTCGTGCAGGCGCAGGATACAGAACGCTATGATGCCGGGCTGGTGGCGGAAAAGCCGATTGGTGATCGGGTCAGCCTGCATCTGCGCGCGTCGGCCATGCGGCAGGATCATCTGCATCGCTTCGGCGCGGTTGTCGAAGACGACCGGCACAGCAACGCCTTTGTCGAGGCTTCTGTTGCGGGGACCAGCGGCAGCACGTCCTGGGTCGGCGGTCTCGCCTATCAGGCAGACAGTTTTCGCTCGGACAGCTTTCCGGCCTTTGACTATAGCTACAAGGTTCCGGCGATCTTCGCCCAGCTCGAGCAGGAGGCGACCCATGACCTGACGCTTGCTGCGAGCGCCCGGGTCGACTTTCATGACGAATTTGGCACACGGTTCAGCCCGCGCCTGTCGGCGCTCTACCGGCCCGGCGACTGGACCGTCCGGGGATCGGTGGGCGGCGGTTTCTTTGCGCCGACACCCTTTGTCGATGCAATCGAGGCCGCCGGCCTGTCGCGGCTGGAGCCGCTCGGCGATCTGGAAGCGGAAAGCGCGCGAACCGCTTCGCTCGACATGGGCTATGCCGACGGGCCGTGGGAAGCCAATCTGACCCTGTTCGGCGCGAATATCAAAAATTCGACCAGGCTCGAAGATATTGCAGCCGACCGGGTGCGCCTGGTCAACGCCAGCGGCACGACCCGGATTCGAGGCTCCGAATTGCTGCTGCGGTACAAGCAGAACGGCTTCACGGTCACCGGAAGCTATGTCTTCGTCGATGCCACCGAACCCAACCCGGCCGGAACAGGCCGCCAGCGGGTGCCGCTGACACCGCGCCACACCGGTGGTCTGGTCGGCATGTGGGAGGAACATGGCAAGGGCCGGATCGGCGTGGAGCTTTACTATACCGGCCGGCAGGAGCTGGAGGACAATCCGTTCCGGACCCGTTCGCGACCCTATGTCCATCTGGGGCTGCTCGGCGAGATCGTGCTCGGCAAGATCAGCCTGTTTGCCAATGCTGAAAATCTGCTCGATGTGCGGCAGTCGCGTTATGATCCGCTGGTCCTTCCGCAGCGCGCCGCAAGCGGTCAGTGGACGGTGGATGCCTGGGCGCCGCTCGAAGGGTTCATCCTCAATGGCGGTATCCGCCTGCGCTTTGGCGGGCACTGA
- a CDS encoding VOC family protein, with amino-acid sequence MNIEARPPLRPFHLAFPVHDLEAARTFYGELMGCDEGRSDTHWIDFNLFGHQIVTHLDANFRPRPMVNPVDGEQVPVPHFGVVLTMATWQALADRLTAAAVDFVIPPTIRFAGQVGEQATMFFQDPSGNALEFKAFASDDQLFATD; translated from the coding sequence ATGAACATTGAAGCCCGCCCGCCTTTACGCCCTTTCCATCTCGCCTTTCCGGTCCATGATCTTGAGGCCGCCCGCACCTTCTATGGCGAACTGATGGGTTGCGACGAGGGTCGCAGCGACACGCACTGGATCGACTTCAACCTGTTCGGGCACCAGATTGTCACTCATCTCGACGCAAATTTCAGGCCCCGCCCGATGGTCAACCCGGTCGACGGGGAACAGGTTCCGGTGCCGCATTTCGGTGTCGTGCTGACCATGGCCACCTGGCAGGCGCTCGCCGATCGCCTGACCGCAGCCGCTGTCGACTTTGTCATCCCGCCGACGATCCGCTTCGCAGGACAGGTCGGCGAGCAGGCGACGATGTTTTTTCAGGATCCGAGCGGCAATGCGCTCGAGTTCAAGGCCTTTGCCAGCGACGACCAGCTGTTCGCCACGGACTGA